A window of Gemmatimonadaceae bacterium genomic DNA:
TCGACATGTATCTCACCGCGTTTGAGCGGGCCCAGCAGAAGTTTCCGCGCACGGATGGGCGCCCCAAGATCACGCACGGCACCCTGGTGACGGACGCACTGCTTGCGCGCATCAAAAAGCTGGATGCGATTCCGGCGATGTTCACGACCTACGCGTACTACAACACCGACAAGTTCCCCTTCTACGGCGAAGCGCTCATGAAGCGGAGCATGGCGTTCCGTTCCATGCTCGATCTGGGCATTCACGCCGCCGCCGGCTCGGATTTCAGCCCGGGTCCGTTTGCGGCCCTGATGGGCATTCAGGGGATGGTGACGCGGACCGGCTGGGACGGCACGACGTGGGGCGCGAATCAGAAGATCAGCGTGAGCGAGGCGATCAAGGTGAACACGCTGCACGGCGCGTATGCGTCCCACGAGGAGCACGACAAGGGCTCCATCGCCATCGGCAAGCTCGCCGACTATGTCGTGCTGGCCGACGATCCCCACACGGTGGCACCCGAGAAGATCAAGGACATCACGATCGTGCAGACCGTGGTGGGTGGGACGGCCATGTACAGCGCGTAGGGGGGACGGGGCCGGGGGGCGTCAGGGATTACTCCCTTGCCCATGCGTGTTCGTCTGGCCATGCTCCGAGGGTGAGCCTCCAGGACCTGTACCTCTCGTACGAACCGATTCTCAAGCCGGTGCTGCGCATCGGGCCGGTGTTCGGCGGTGCCGCGCTGCTGGCGTGGCGCGTGCGGGAAACCCGGGTGCCGGTCACCGAGAAGACCATCCTGATCCCGCCGTTCGCGATGAGCACCGGCTTCGGGATGTTCTTCGCGCCCATGGCCCGCGTGCCGTGGTGGTGGGCGGTGTCGGCGTTTCTGACCGGCCTGCTAGTCCTCGCGTGGCCGCTCGTCCGCTCGTCCAGGCTCGAGCGGCGCGACGGCGTGGTGTACATGCAGCGCTCGCGGGCCTTTCTCGCCATCCTGCTCGGACTGCTTGCGCTGCGCCTCCTGTTGCACGAAGAGATCGGGCATCTCATCTCGCCGCTGCAAACGGCGGCGATCTTCTATCTGCTGGCATTCGGCATGATTGTGCACTGGCGCGCGCGGATGTTCCGCGACTACCGCCGGCTCGTGCAGCAGGCATGAGCGAAGGGAGCGATCAGGGCGGCGAGCTCGCTGGCTTTGCCCGACGCTTTGCCGAGTGCATCGCCGGGCCGCGCCCGGTGCTGGAAACGGCACGATTGCGGCTCCGCCCGTACCGCGTGGCCGATGCGCCGGAGTTGCAGCGCCTCGCCGGCGACCGCCGGATCGCGGCGACCACTGCTACCATTCCGCACCCCTATCCCGACGGCGCCGCCGAAGCGTTCATCGGCCTGCACGAGGCCCAGTGGCAGCAGGGGACGCACCTCACCCTGGCCATCGCGCACCGCGACAGCGACGCGCTGGTAGGGGGCGTCGGGCTCGTCTTCGAACGGGACCACGCCCGTGCCGAACTCGGCTACTGGATTGCCGTTCCGGCCTGGGGGCAGGGATTCGCCACCGAGGCGTCGGCCGCGCTCTGCGGGTACGGGTTCGGCGTGCTCGGGCTCCATCGGATCGAAGCCCGCCATCTCGCCGGCAATACCGCCTCGGGGGCGGTGATGGCCAAACTGGGGATGCAGCCCGAGGGACGGCTGCGCGGCCACGTCGTGAAATGGAGCGAACGTCATGATCTGGTGATCTGCGCCGTCCTCGCCACGGAGTGGAAGGCGCCGCCGCGGTAGCGACCCCGGCCGGATGGCGGGCGCAGGTACCCGCTGGTACAATCCGCGAGCATGCCGATGCCTGCCAATACTTCGGAGCGGTCTGAGGAGCGGTTGGGGTCGGCGGAGCGCGCTGGCCGCCGCTCGCGTGGATTGCGCGCACGTCTGCGCCTCGTGGCGCTCTTCGTGGCCGTCGCGTTTCTGGCGCTCGCGTTTGTCCGCGCGAGCGAACGCCAGACCGCGGAGCGGGCCCGCATCATCGCCCTCTCGCGCGACAATGCCGTGGCCGCGCGGCAGGCGCTCGATGCCACCATTCGCGAAGCGCGCACCCTGTTGCAGGTCCTCGCCTTTGGCGTCGCGCGCCTGACGAATGAAACCCGCGATCCCGCGTTTCGCGCCCTGGCATCGCAAACCTCGTTGTCGTACGCGGCGCTCTTTGCCGTGAACGAGCAAGGCGAGCTCATGGCGGTGGCGCATGACTCCTCCGCGGCCGTCTTCTCCCCTGAGTGCCTCGCCCGGGCAACCACCACCCGTCGGTTCACCGTCTGCCCGCCCCACAAGCGCGATCGCACCGCGCCCGGGCCGTGGCTGATCACCTTTCTACAGCCCACGCGGGGCGACGGGAACGGCGTGCGCCTCGCCGGCGCGAGCATCCCGATCGACTCGCTCGAGTCCGTGCGTCTGACCCAGCGGCTGCCGGAAGGGTCGGTGCT
This region includes:
- a CDS encoding cytochrome c biogenesis protein CcdC, with translation MSLQDLYLSYEPILKPVLRIGPVFGGAALLAWRVRETRVPVTEKTILIPPFAMSTGFGMFFAPMARVPWWWAVSAFLTGLLVLAWPLVRSSRLERRDGVVYMQRSRAFLAILLGLLALRLLLHEEIGHLISPLQTAAIFYLLAFGMIVHWRARMFRDYRRLVQQA
- a CDS encoding GNAT family N-acetyltransferase, whose translation is MSEGSDQGGELAGFARRFAECIAGPRPVLETARLRLRPYRVADAPELQRLAGDRRIAATTATIPHPYPDGAAEAFIGLHEAQWQQGTHLTLAIAHRDSDALVGGVGLVFERDHARAELGYWIAVPAWGQGFATEASAALCGYGFGVLGLHRIEARHLAGNTASGAVMAKLGMQPEGRLRGHVVKWSERHDLVICAVLATEWKAPPR